A single genomic interval of Syngnathoides biaculeatus isolate LvHL_M chromosome 1, ASM1980259v1, whole genome shotgun sequence harbors:
- the LOC133492290 gene encoding probable ATP-dependent RNA helicase ddx6 isoform X2: protein MGIFEMGWEKPSPVQEESIPIALSGRDILARAKNGTGKSGAYLIPLLERIDLKKDYIQAMVVVPTRELALQVSQICIQISKHLGGVKVMATTGGTNLRDDIMRLDETVHVVIATPGRILDLIKKGVAKVDRVQMMVMDEADKLLSQDFVVLIEDIITFLAKNRQILLYSATFPISVQKFMAKHLQKPYEINLMEELTLKGITQYYAYVTERQKVHCLNTLFSRLQINQSIIFCNSTQRVELLAKKITQLGYSCFYIHAKMMQEYRNRVFHDFRNGLCRNLVCTDLFTRGIDIQAVNVVINFDFPRNAETYLHRIGRSGRFGHFGLAINLITSEDRFNLKTIEDQLVTDIKPIPGSIDKSLYVAEFHSSSGDCEVEEVQERSGQKQGGT from the exons ATGGGGATTTTTGAGATGGGCTGGGAGAAACCATCTCCTGTACAG GAGGAGAGTATTCCCATCGCCCTGTCCGGAAGGGATATTTTGGCTCGGGCTAAGAATGGAACAGGAAAAAGTGGTGCCTATCTAATACCGTTGCTGGAAAGGATTGACCTTAAAAAGGATTATATACAAG CAATGGTAGTGGTACCAACCCGAGAATTGGCACTGCAGGTGAGCCAGATATGCATTCAGATCAGCAAACACCTGGGAGGAGTCAAAGTCATGGCCACCACCGGGGGGACCAACCTACGAGATGACATCATGCGCCTGGATGAGACTG TGCATGTAGTCATTGCCACACCCGGGAGGATTCTGGATTTGATCAAAAAAGGAGTGGCAAAGGTGGATCGAGTCCAGATGATGGTGATGGATGAG GCTGACAAACTGCTGTCTCAGGATTTTGTGGTGCTCATCGAGGATATCATTACTTTCCTGGCCAAGAACAGGCAGATCCTGCTCTACTCTGCAACCTTCCCCATCAGTGTTCAAAAATTCATG GCCAAGCACCTGCAAAAACCTTACGAGATCAACCTGATGGAGGAGCTGACTCTGAAGGGCATTACTCAGTACTACGCCTACGtcacagagagacagaaagtGCACTGCCTCAACACACTCTTCTCCAGG CTTCAGATCAACCAGTCCATCATCTTCTGCAACTCCACGCAGAGGGTGGAGCTCTTAGCTAAGAAGATCACCCAGCTGGGTTACTCGTGCTTCTACATCCATGCTAAGATGATGCAG GAATATAGAAACCGAGTCTTCCATGACTTCAGAAATGGACTGTGCAGGAACCTGGTTTGCACCG ATCTCTTCACTAGGGGGATCGACATTCAGGCCGTCAATGTCGTCATCAACTTTGACTTCCCGAGGAATGCAGAAACTTACCTCCATCGTATCGGAAGATCAG GGAGGTTCGGTCATTTCGGCTTAGCCATCAACCTGATTACATCAGAAGACCGCTTCAACCTTAAGACCATTGAGGACCAACTGGTGACCGATATCAAGCCCATTCCCGGCAGTATCGACAAGAGTCTCTACGTGGCCGAGTTCCACTCCTCCAGCGGCGACTGCGAGGTGGAGGAAGTCCAAGAGAGATCGGGACAGAAGCAGGGCGGCACCTAA
- the LOC133492290 gene encoding probable ATP-dependent RNA helicase ddx6 isoform X1 has product MATTRTENAGPLAVGLNKQNGQLRGQIKPASAQSGTTTQGKVLGASQKAGAASQEGGGIKFGDDWKKSLKLPPKDNRVKTSDVTATKGNEFEDYCLKRELLMGIFEMGWEKPSPVQEESIPIALSGRDILARAKNGTGKSGAYLIPLLERIDLKKDYIQAMVVVPTRELALQVSQICIQISKHLGGVKVMATTGGTNLRDDIMRLDETVHVVIATPGRILDLIKKGVAKVDRVQMMVMDEADKLLSQDFVVLIEDIITFLAKNRQILLYSATFPISVQKFMAKHLQKPYEINLMEELTLKGITQYYAYVTERQKVHCLNTLFSRLQINQSIIFCNSTQRVELLAKKITQLGYSCFYIHAKMMQEYRNRVFHDFRNGLCRNLVCTDLFTRGIDIQAVNVVINFDFPRNAETYLHRIGRSGRFGHFGLAINLITSEDRFNLKTIEDQLVTDIKPIPGSIDKSLYVAEFHSSSGDCEVEEVQERSGQKQGGT; this is encoded by the exons atggctacGACCAGAACAGAAAATGCTGGCCCACTTGCAGTGGGCTTGAACAAGCAGAATGGGCAGCTAAGGGGACAGATCAAACCAGCTTCAGCCCAGTCAGGGACCACAACTCAAGGAAAAGTGTTGGGTGCCTCCCAGAAAGCAGGTGCTGCCTCGCAAGAAGGAGGGGGCATTAAGTTTGGAGATGACTGGAAAAAGAGCCtaaagctccctccaaaggaCAACCGGGTCAAAACCTCA GATGTGACAGCCACTAAGGGGAATGAATTTGAGGATTACTGTCTCAAAAGAGAACTTCTGATGGGGATTTTTGAGATGGGCTGGGAGAAACCATCTCCTGTACAG GAGGAGAGTATTCCCATCGCCCTGTCCGGAAGGGATATTTTGGCTCGGGCTAAGAATGGAACAGGAAAAAGTGGTGCCTATCTAATACCGTTGCTGGAAAGGATTGACCTTAAAAAGGATTATATACAAG CAATGGTAGTGGTACCAACCCGAGAATTGGCACTGCAGGTGAGCCAGATATGCATTCAGATCAGCAAACACCTGGGAGGAGTCAAAGTCATGGCCACCACCGGGGGGACCAACCTACGAGATGACATCATGCGCCTGGATGAGACTG TGCATGTAGTCATTGCCACACCCGGGAGGATTCTGGATTTGATCAAAAAAGGAGTGGCAAAGGTGGATCGAGTCCAGATGATGGTGATGGATGAG GCTGACAAACTGCTGTCTCAGGATTTTGTGGTGCTCATCGAGGATATCATTACTTTCCTGGCCAAGAACAGGCAGATCCTGCTCTACTCTGCAACCTTCCCCATCAGTGTTCAAAAATTCATG GCCAAGCACCTGCAAAAACCTTACGAGATCAACCTGATGGAGGAGCTGACTCTGAAGGGCATTACTCAGTACTACGCCTACGtcacagagagacagaaagtGCACTGCCTCAACACACTCTTCTCCAGG CTTCAGATCAACCAGTCCATCATCTTCTGCAACTCCACGCAGAGGGTGGAGCTCTTAGCTAAGAAGATCACCCAGCTGGGTTACTCGTGCTTCTACATCCATGCTAAGATGATGCAG GAATATAGAAACCGAGTCTTCCATGACTTCAGAAATGGACTGTGCAGGAACCTGGTTTGCACCG ATCTCTTCACTAGGGGGATCGACATTCAGGCCGTCAATGTCGTCATCAACTTTGACTTCCCGAGGAATGCAGAAACTTACCTCCATCGTATCGGAAGATCAG GGAGGTTCGGTCATTTCGGCTTAGCCATCAACCTGATTACATCAGAAGACCGCTTCAACCTTAAGACCATTGAGGACCAACTGGTGACCGATATCAAGCCCATTCCCGGCAGTATCGACAAGAGTCTCTACGTGGCCGAGTTCCACTCCTCCAGCGGCGACTGCGAGGTGGAGGAAGTCCAAGAGAGATCGGGACAGAAGCAGGGCGGCACCTAA